In Helianthus annuus cultivar XRQ/B chromosome 9, HanXRQr2.0-SUNRISE, whole genome shotgun sequence, the following are encoded in one genomic region:
- the LOC118481811 gene encoding extensin-like: protein MKKKKDGKESRSDECRVLLLLLLLHQASPPPSTSTTTLQPTTTLTEHHHPPPTTTTTVNHHHPHRAPPPCNQPPPCNQPPPPSTNHNHHRKPPPPSPSTTTLQPTTTLTEHHHPATNHHPPPTTTTTVNHHHPDRAPPPCNQPPP from the exons atgaaaaagaaaaaagatgGGAAGGAATCTAGAAGTGATGAATG TAgagttcttcttcttcttcttcttcttcaccaaGCATCACCACCACCCTCAACGAGCACCACCACCCTGCAACCAACCACCACCCTCACCgagcaccaccaccctccaccaaccacaaccaccaccgtaaACCACCACCACCCTCACCGAGCACCACCACCCTGCAACCAACCACCACCTTgcaaccaaccaccaccaccctccaccaaccacaaccaccaccgtaaACCACCACCACCCTCACCGAGCACCACCACCCTGCAACCAACCACCACCCTGACCGAGCACCACCACCCTGCAACcaaccaccaccctccaccaaccacaaccaccaccgtaaACCACCACCACCCTGACCGAGCACCACCACCCTGCAACCAACCACCACCCTGA